In Parasphingorhabdus halotolerans, a single window of DNA contains:
- a CDS encoding DUF6471 domain-containing protein, translating into MKTAAEWQNQAKRLLKAELAKKDMTYAQLATRLTAIGVKENEPNLRNKISRGKFSVVFLLQCMEAIGD; encoded by the coding sequence ATGAAAACTGCCGCAGAATGGCAAAATCAGGCCAAAAGACTGTTGAAGGCAGAGCTTGCGAAAAAAGATATGACCTATGCCCAACTTGCCACGCGGCTGACAGCAATAGGCGTGAAGGAAAACGAACCCAATCTGCGCAACAAGATAAGCCGCGGGAAATTTTCCGTCGTGTTTTTGCTACAATGCATGGAGGCGATAGGAGACTGA